The window TACCCCGCAAATTCTTGGTGGAAGTTCCCTGGCTCGAATTTGGTGAACTCGCCCACCAAACGCAGGTCAAAGAGCCCTGGTGAATCGTTCCGCCATTTCGGAACGACAAGTTCGTAGTCATCCACGGTTTCATTTGGTTGGTGCAAGAACAGCACCCCATCGGCATCCTGTTCAATGCTGCCGGAATCACGCAGATCAGATAGCCGCGGACGCCGGGCGGTCTTCTGCTGCTTCTCGTTGTCGCGATTCAACTGGGAAAGCAATAAGACGACGATTCCCAGTTCCCGAGCAAGCTGTTTGCATGCCTTGGAACATTCCGTCACTGTTTCGTAGTCCGATTGGCGGCGGTCGCTCTTGTGGATCAATTGGAGGTAGTCGATGGCAACCGCTTTGATGTCATGCTTTGCCTTCATCAGCCGAGCGATGGCCGCAATTCCTTCCATCGTGGCATGCCTACCTTTGGGGGCTTGGATGTTCATCAGTGAATGCTTGCAGTCATCAACCGCGTCTCGCAGGTCTGGCATTCGCTCGCCAGGGATTTGGCAAACACCCTGCTCATCAACTTCAAATAGCTTGCCGTCGATCCCGAGACGCTCTGATAGGATCCGTGCCGCGATCTCGTGCTCTTCCATCTCGAGACTGATCAAGAGCGTTGCCCGCCCTCGCAGATCCAAGGCATTGGCGATCTGCTTCATCAATGCCGACTTGCCTTTGCCGGGTCTCGCGGCAATGACATAGGATCCACCGGACCGGAACCCACCATAGGTGTCATCAATGCAATCGATTCCGCTTGGAAGCAATGGCCCCAGGCTGCTTCGCTCTGGGTGATCCAGAAGCTCGAGACGCATCTGGGCGGCTTCGTGCAACGTCATGCAGCCCCCGCCCTCGGATGCATCGGCGGCAACCTGGTCGATCTTCGCCCTCATCGTGCCGGCGAGCGTCATCGG of the Rhodopirellula bahusiensis genome contains:
- a CDS encoding replicative DNA helicase, giving the protein MNELPNDIEAEMGLLGAMVLSPAVIDEIAPVVRAQDFYVEAHQILFNAMALLRADQRPIDITLLVSHLREVGEFERIGGAAHLAKLRNAVGSVANARAYAQIVADRAKSRRIIEIANAAIDEAMSPQNDPMTLAGTMRAKIDQVAADASEGGGCMTLHEAAQMRLELLDHPERSSLGPLLPSGIDCIDDTYGGFRSGGSYVIAARPGKGKSALMKQIANALDLRGRATLLISLEMEEHEIAARILSERLGIDGKLFEVDEQGVCQIPGERMPDLRDAVDDCKHSLMNIQAPKGRHATMEGIAAIARLMKAKHDIKAVAIDYLQLIHKSDRRQSDYETVTECSKACKQLARELGIVVLLLSQLNRDNEKQQKTARRPRLSDLRDSGSIEQDADGVLFLHQPNETVDDYELVVPKWRNDSPGLFDLRLVGEFTKFEPGNFHQEFAGYA